A single region of the Elizabethkingia sp. JS20170427COW genome encodes:
- a CDS encoding superoxide dismutase, giving the protein MAFELPQLGYAFTALEPSIDAQTMEIHYGKHHQAYVNNLNAAIAGTDLEGKTIEEVLALGSDKPAVRNNGGGHFNHTLFWEVMTPGGSKEPVGKVKEAIDNYGGFEKFKEDFSNAAKTRFGSGWAWLVKNSDGSVSVGSTPNQDAPIMADAPIKGTPILGLDVWEHAYYLKYQNRRPDYVAAFFDVVNWDKVEELYNK; this is encoded by the coding sequence ATGGCATTTGAATTACCACAACTAGGATATGCGTTTACCGCATTAGAGCCATCTATTGATGCTCAAACTATGGAAATCCACTATGGAAAACACCATCAAGCTTATGTAAATAATCTTAACGCTGCTATCGCAGGTACAGATCTAGAAGGGAAAACAATTGAAGAAGTATTAGCTTTAGGAAGCGATAAACCAGCAGTTAGAAATAATGGAGGAGGTCACTTCAACCACACTTTATTTTGGGAAGTAATGACTCCTGGAGGTTCTAAAGAGCCTGTAGGTAAAGTAAAAGAAGCTATCGATAATTACGGAGGTTTCGAGAAATTTAAAGAAGATTTCTCTAACGCAGCAAAAACTAGATTTGGTTCTGGTTGGGCTTGGTTAGTTAAAAATAGCGATGGCTCTGTTTCTGTAGGTTCTACACCTAATCAAGATGCTCCAATTATGGCTGATGCACCGATTAAAGGAACTCCTATATTAGGTTTAGATGTTTGGGAACACGCTTACTATTTAAAATATCAAAATAGAAGACCAGACTATGTAGCTGCATTTTTTGATGTAGTAAACTGGGATAAAGTAGAAGAACTATACAATAAGTAG